Within the Sphingobacteriales bacterium genome, the region ATGTACGACCTCGCCCCACTGACTACCGCCCTCCGGCAAGCGGGCTTCAAAACGCACTTGGAAACCTCCGCCGCCTATCCGGTTTCGGGTACTTGGGACTGGATTTGTGTATCGCCGAAAAAATTTAAAGCCCCCCTGCTTGAAGTATTGGCACTGGCGCAGGAGTTGAAGGTAGTGGTATATCACGAAAGCGACTGGAAATGGGCGCAAAGTTTTGTTCCTGCCCTGAACACCTCCACTGCGCTGCTGTTGCAACCCGAATGGAGTCGCCGCGAGCGTATCACTCCTTTTTTGGTGGACTTGGTGAAACAACACCCGCAATGGCGTATTTCACTGCAAACACACAAATATTTAGATATTCCTTAATTGTGTTTTTTTAAGCGGGGTAGTATTGAATTTTTGTTTTTTGTGGGATAGTAGCGATGAATTTAGTGAGTACTACATATTTAAATTAAACAAGATCATATAAAAGTATTCAACTTCAATTTTGTGTGTCGCCGCTAATAACAACAAGTTGTTACCTTAGTTTTCCTGTTTATTGTATCAGCAAACCATTTCTTTTGTCATATTAATTACTTGGCAATGTGTGTGACTGCTGCGGTGACACATTAGTTCTGATTTTTTTTAAAATTTTCTGCTTGTTCAAATATCTCCACATACACTTCGTCTCTTTCTACTGGTGGATAGCCAAATTCGTCAAGTAATAGAATAAGCCCAACTTTTAATGCTGATTTTATATCCTCTCGTTTGTTCCAATCGGGAAATTTAGCTTGTCCGTCCACTAAGTCTTTCACTGCTTTTGCAAGTTTAATCATTTTGTCGTCTGGATATTTGAAGTCGTATTTTATACAAAGTTCTTTCAAAATATCGTAAAATGCTTTTTCTTCAAAGTTGATTCCTAATGCATCACCTGCCGAAAATTCTTTGTGTACATCCCAAATTAAATCGGTTAAAGCATTTGCCATTTCTTCATACACCTCACTTCTTAAAATATCCTTTTCATCTCTTTCATTATAACGTTCGACCAAAGATTGCATTTTTTTAGAAAAATCAACACCTTTTACTTTATTTACTTTCTTTAATTCTTTTATTACTTTGGTTAATAGTTGCTGCAATAATTTTATTTTAGTATTGGGTAATTTTATTTTGTCAATTTTTGCCAAATAATCTTTGTCAAAAATATCCTGTTCCGATCCTTCTTCATTCCCCAATTTAAAAATTTCTTCAACGCCATCGCTTTCTAAAGCATTTTTAATCATTTCCCTTACTTTGGCATTCATCTGTGCCGTGTCAGGTGCATTACCTTTGGTAAGTTTGAAAACTATGGAACGAACTGCTAAATAAAAATGCGTATAATCTTTCTCCGATTGTGTTAGTTGCTCACTTCCTGCACAAATGTCGTAGGCTGCTTTGAGGTGTTTTACAAAACCCATAAATCGGGTTTCAATATCTTTGGTTTGTTGTGCAAATTCGGCAGCTAAA harbors:
- a CDS encoding radical SAM protein, whose product is MEHFYTLQGEGFHQGKAAYFIRLGGCDVGCVWCDVKASWNAADHPRLSVEDVVAAAAQQPARIAVVTGGEPLMYDLAPLTTALRQAGFKTHLETSAAYPVSGTWDWICVSPKKFKAPLLEVLALAQELKVVVYHESDWKWAQSFVPALNTSTALLLQPEWSRRERITPFLVDLVKQHPQWRISLQTHKYLDIP